From the Taeniopygia guttata chromosome 20, bTaeGut7.mat, whole genome shotgun sequence genome, one window contains:
- the BIRC7 gene encoding baculoviral IAP repeat-containing protein 7: METFWSLVNMFQSAAMGDAAPAQQPEPRAARRRLFEASMRSVARRLRTFQQWPRTAPVSARDLVEAGFFYLGPGDEVQCFCCGGILKDWRPGDCPMIEHLHFFPTCKYLSGEDVGNQEMLSLQEIFDTVDGQFLSVLQGIVSEETAQPNEPEYPEMVTEEMRLSTFENWPQNSSMHPEQLARAGFFYTGRGDVVRCFYCDGGVRSWSFGDDPWREHAKWYPECEFLLHSRGREFVNSVQATFSSTLLAPRHSWDQTEQDSSSSQDPLRDWKLLAHPSEDQSSIVQNVLQMGFDPTWVANLVENKFVLTGTFYVSESELISDLLQSGCGASSSAGGRRGAVQRETGTSRQEMRSVRQKESDESQLSTEEQLRRLREERTCKVCMDKDVSVVFVPCGHLVACEECALNLRLCPICRAGIQGRVRAFMS; encoded by the exons ATGGAAACTTTCTGGAGTTTAGTTAACATGTTTCAG AGCGCGGCCATGGGGGATGCAGCACCAGCCCAGCAGCctgagcccagggctgctcGCCGCCGGCTCTTCGAGGCCAGCATGAGGAGCGTGGCCAGGAGACTCCGAACTTTCCAGCAGTGGCCCCGCACTGCCCCTGTGTCTGCCCGGGACCTGGTGGAGGCTGGATTTTTCTACCTGGGCCCCGGGGATGAAGTGCAGTGTTTCTGCTGTGGGGGTATCCTGAAGGACTGGAGACCTGGTGATTGCCCCATGATAGAGCACCTGCATTTCTTCCCTACCTGTAAATATCTCTCTGGTGAGGATGTTGGGAACCAGGAgatgctgtccctgcaggagatCTTTGACACTGTGGATGGGCAGTTCCTGAGTGTCTTGCAGGGGATAGTCAGTGAGGAGACAGCCCAGCCCAATGAGCCAGAGTACCCTGAGATGGTGACAGAGGAGATGAGGCTGTCCACATTTGAGAACTGGCCACAAAATTCCAGCATGCATCCAGAGCAACTGGCTAGAGCAGGGTTCTTTTACACAG GACGAGGAGATGTAGTGAGGTGTTTTTACTGTGATGGAGGTGTGAGGAGCTGGTCCTTTGGAGATGATCCTTGGAGGGAACATGCCAAATGGTACCCAGA GTGTGAATTTTTGCTGCACTCAAGGGGGAGAGAATTTGTTAACAGCGTTCAGGCAACATTTTCTAGTACCCTGCTGGCTCCA AGACATTCCTGGGATCAGACTGAGCAagactcctcttcctcccaag ATCCCCTGAGGGACTGGAAATTGTTGGCTCATCCTTCTGAGGATCAGAGTTCCATAGTGCAGAATGTCCTGCAGATGGGCTTTGACCCCACCTGGGTGGCAAACCTGGTAGAGAATAAATTTGTGCTGACTGGGACTTTCTACGTGTCTGAGTCTGAGCTGATTTCAGACCTGCTGCAGTCAGGCTGTGGggccagcagcagtgcaggaggaaggagag GTGCTGTTCAGAGAGAGACTGGAACATCAAGACAAGAAATGCGATCTGTGCGGCAGAAGGAATCAg ATGAGTCTCAGCTGAGCACAGAAGAACAGCTCCGGCGCCTGCGAGAGGAGAGGACGTGCAAAGTGTGCATGGACAAAGATGTGTCTGTTGTGTTTGTTCCCTGTGGCCACCTGGTAGCTTGTGAAGAATGTGCCCTCAATTTGAGGCTGTGTCCCATCTGCAGGGCTGGCATCCAGGGCCGTGTCAGAGCCTTCATGTCCTGA
- the YTHDF1 gene encoding YTH domain-containing family protein 1 isoform X1 has protein sequence MSATSVDPQRPKGQDNKVQNGSLHQKDTVHDNDFEPYLSGQSNQNSSYPSMTDPYLSSYYPPSIGFPYSLSEAPWSTGGDPPIPYLTTYGQLSNGDHHFMHDAVFGQPGGLGNNIYQHRFNFFPENPAFSAWGTSGSQGQQTQSSAYGSSYSYPPSSLGGTIVDGQTGFHNDTLNKAPGMNSIEQGMVGLKIGGDVTTSAVKTVGSVVNSAGMTGALSGNGGSNVNLPVSKPTSWAAIASKPAKPQPKMKTKTGPVIGGALPPPPIKHNMDIGTWDNKGPVAKVPAPQQIPSPQSVPQPQQPIVQPVPAQPPPLTQPQYQTPQQPPQNRWVAPRNRNAAFGQSGGTGNDTNSAGSTQPNPVPSGESHPVLEKLKAAHSYNPKDFEWNLKNGRVFIIKSYSEDDIHRSIKYSIWCSTEHGNKRLDSAFRSMNSKGPVYLLFSVNGSGHFCGVAEMKSPVDYGTSAGVWSQDKWKGKFDVKWIFVKDVPNNQLRHIRLENNDNKPVTNSRDTQEVPLEKAKQVLKIIATYKHTTSIFDDFSHYEKRQEEEEVVRKVNLLKNLFYTQIWGK, from the exons ATGTCTGCCACAAGCGTTGACCCTCAG AGACCGAAAGGACAGGATAATAAAG TACAAAATGGTTCGTTACATCAGAAGGACACAGTTCATGACAACGATTTTGAACCTTACCTTTCTGGGCAGTCAAATCAG AACAGTAGCTATCCATCAATGACTGATCCTTATCTGTCCAGTTATTATCCACCATCTATTGGGTTCCCCTATTCTCTCAGTGAAGCACCATGGTCTACAGGAGGAGATCCTCCTATCCCTTATCTCACCACCTATGGACAGCTCAGTAATGGGGATCATCATTTTATGCACGATGCCGTTTTTGGACAGCCTGGGGGTCTGGGAAATAATATCTATCAACACCGGTTTAACTTTTTCCCTGAAAATCCTGCCTTCTCAGCTTGGGGAACAAGCGGATCCCAAGGACAGCAGACACAAAGCTCAGCATATGGGAGCAGTTACAGCTACCCACCCAGTTCTCTGGGGGGTACCATTGTGGATGGACAAACAGGATTTCATAATGATACATTAAATAAAGCTCCTGGAATGAACAGTATTGAACAGGGAATGGTTGGACTTAAGATTGGTGGAGATGTTACGACTTCTGCAGTGAAAACAGTAGGTTCTGTTGTTAACAGTGCCGGGATGACAGGCGCCCTCTCTGGGAATGGTGGATCTAATGTAAACTTGCCAGTATCTAAACCAACCTCTTGGGCTGCTATTGCCAGCAAGCCTGCAAAACCACAGcctaaaatgaaaacaaaaactgGACCTGTAATCGGAGGAGCGTTGCCTCCTCCCCCTATAAAGCATAATATGGACATAGGTACTTGGGACAataagggtcctgtggcaaaaGTTCCTGCCCCCCAACAGATACCTTCTCCTCAGTCTGTTCCACAGCCACAGCAACCAATTGTTCAGCCTGTTCCAGCTCAGCCTCCTCCATTGACTCAACCACAGTATCAGACCCCTCAGCAGCCACCCCAGAACCGCTGGGTAGCTCCTCGCaacagaaatgcagcttttgGCCAAAGCGGAGGAACTGGGAACGACACCAACTCAGCTGGCAGCACCCAGCCCAACCCCGTTCCGAGCGGTGAGTCCCATCCCGTCCTTGAAAAACTGAAAGCTGCTCACAGCTATAACCCTAAAGATTTCGAATGGAACCTTAAAAATGGACGTGTGTTCATAATAAAGAGCTATTCCGAGGATGATATTCATCGTTCCATTAAGTATTCTATTTGGTGTAGTACGGAACACGGCAACAAACGCCTGGACAGCGCTTTTCGCTCCATGAACAGCAAGGGCCCGGTGTACTTGCTGTTCAGTGTCAATGGCAGTGGACACTTCTGTGGAGTAGCAGAGATGAAATCACCTGTGGACTATGGCACCAGTGCAGGTGTCTGGTCTCAGGACAAGTGGAAGGGGAAATTTGATGTCAAGTGGATCTTTGTGAAGGATGTGCCCAACAACCAACTGAGACACATCAGGCTGGAGAACAATGACAACAAACCTGTTACAAACTCCCGTGATACACAGGAGGTGCCcttagaaaaagcaaaacaagtgcTTAAAATTATTGCTACTTACAAGCACACGACCTCCATCTTTGATGACTTTTCTCATTATGAAAAGCgccaggaagaggaggaggtggtgcGGAAGGTaaacttattaaaaaatttattttatacacAGATATGGGGAAAATGA
- the YTHDF1 gene encoding YTH domain-containing family protein 1 isoform X2 encodes MSATSVDPQRPKGQDNKVQNGSLHQKDTVHDNDFEPYLSGQSNQNSSYPSMTDPYLSSYYPPSIGFPYSLSEAPWSTGGDPPIPYLTTYGQLSNGDHHFMHDAVFGQPGGLGNNIYQHRFNFFPENPAFSAWGTSGSQGQQTQSSAYGSSYSYPPSSLGGTIVDGQTGFHNDTLNKAPGMNSIEQGMVGLKIGGDVTTSAVKTVGSVVNSAGMTGALSGNGGSNVNLPVSKPTSWAAIASKPAKPQPKMKTKTGPVIGGALPPPPIKHNMDIGTWDNKGPVAKVPAPQQIPSPQSVPQPQQPIVQPVPAQPPPLTQPQYQTPQQPPQNRWVAPRNRNAAFGQSGGTGNDTNSAGSTQPNPVPSGESHPVLEKLKAAHSYNPKDFEWNLKNGRVFIIKSYSEDDIHRSIKYSIWCSTEHGNKRLDSAFRSMNSKGPVYLLFSVNGSGHFCGVAEMKSPVDYGTSAGVWSQDKWKGKFDVKWIFVKDVPNNQLRHIRLENNDNKPVTNSRDTQEVPLEKAKQVLKIIATYKHTTSIFDDFSHYEKRQEEEEVVRKERQNRNKQ; translated from the exons ATGTCTGCCACAAGCGTTGACCCTCAG AGACCGAAAGGACAGGATAATAAAG TACAAAATGGTTCGTTACATCAGAAGGACACAGTTCATGACAACGATTTTGAACCTTACCTTTCTGGGCAGTCAAATCAG AACAGTAGCTATCCATCAATGACTGATCCTTATCTGTCCAGTTATTATCCACCATCTATTGGGTTCCCCTATTCTCTCAGTGAAGCACCATGGTCTACAGGAGGAGATCCTCCTATCCCTTATCTCACCACCTATGGACAGCTCAGTAATGGGGATCATCATTTTATGCACGATGCCGTTTTTGGACAGCCTGGGGGTCTGGGAAATAATATCTATCAACACCGGTTTAACTTTTTCCCTGAAAATCCTGCCTTCTCAGCTTGGGGAACAAGCGGATCCCAAGGACAGCAGACACAAAGCTCAGCATATGGGAGCAGTTACAGCTACCCACCCAGTTCTCTGGGGGGTACCATTGTGGATGGACAAACAGGATTTCATAATGATACATTAAATAAAGCTCCTGGAATGAACAGTATTGAACAGGGAATGGTTGGACTTAAGATTGGTGGAGATGTTACGACTTCTGCAGTGAAAACAGTAGGTTCTGTTGTTAACAGTGCCGGGATGACAGGCGCCCTCTCTGGGAATGGTGGATCTAATGTAAACTTGCCAGTATCTAAACCAACCTCTTGGGCTGCTATTGCCAGCAAGCCTGCAAAACCACAGcctaaaatgaaaacaaaaactgGACCTGTAATCGGAGGAGCGTTGCCTCCTCCCCCTATAAAGCATAATATGGACATAGGTACTTGGGACAataagggtcctgtggcaaaaGTTCCTGCCCCCCAACAGATACCTTCTCCTCAGTCTGTTCCACAGCCACAGCAACCAATTGTTCAGCCTGTTCCAGCTCAGCCTCCTCCATTGACTCAACCACAGTATCAGACCCCTCAGCAGCCACCCCAGAACCGCTGGGTAGCTCCTCGCaacagaaatgcagcttttgGCCAAAGCGGAGGAACTGGGAACGACACCAACTCAGCTGGCAGCACCCAGCCCAACCCCGTTCCGAGCGGTGAGTCCCATCCCGTCCTTGAAAAACTGAAAGCTGCTCACAGCTATAACCCTAAAGATTTCGAATGGAACCTTAAAAATGGACGTGTGTTCATAATAAAGAGCTATTCCGAGGATGATATTCATCGTTCCATTAAGTATTCTATTTGGTGTAGTACGGAACACGGCAACAAACGCCTGGACAGCGCTTTTCGCTCCATGAACAGCAAGGGCCCGGTGTACTTGCTGTTCAGTGTCAATGGCAGTGGACACTTCTGTGGAGTAGCAGAGATGAAATCACCTGTGGACTATGGCACCAGTGCAGGTGTCTGGTCTCAGGACAAGTGGAAGGGGAAATTTGATGTCAAGTGGATCTTTGTGAAGGATGTGCCCAACAACCAACTGAGACACATCAGGCTGGAGAACAATGACAACAAACCTGTTACAAACTCCCGTGATACACAGGAGGTGCCcttagaaaaagcaaaacaagtgcTTAAAATTATTGCTACTTACAAGCACACGACCTCCATCTTTGATGACTTTTCTCATTATGAAAAGCgccaggaagaggaggaggtggtgcGGAAG